One Tolypothrix bouteillei VB521301 DNA window includes the following coding sequences:
- a CDS encoding D-alanyl-D-alanine carboxypeptidase, with the protein MLELFSSGLISIWLEMAGVQVKPTDVLDVLAWQSSPGLVLAPDPNPSGSTIVQQYLKGLQTLKLVTTPEQTQHQGIWLQSGPILMANHQGTTPLSAASLTKIATSLAALTTFGPNHQFQTLVSTTGSVKNGVLQGDLILTSGGDPLFVWEEAIALGNSLNQMGIKRVTGNLIINGNFAMNFQRNPQIAGQMLRQAINSATWSRALSFQHSLMPKGTLKPQVAVAGQVKLATQNIALSQNPQQTLLLRHRSLPLRQIIKEMNVFSNNEMAEMLAEAVGGAHIVQLKAAKLARVPQSEIQLINGSGLGQENRISPRAACAMLMAIQKEAFAHQLTVADFFPTAGFDNRGTLHSRHLPAATVIKTGTLRDVSALAGVVPTRDRGLVWFAIINRGYTVPAFRAGQDQLLQTLVKQLQVAPTIPASLTPHTATSTLPQYGAANRNEMVYGG; encoded by the coding sequence ATGCTGGAATTATTTAGTTCAGGGTTAATTTCCATTTGGCTAGAGATGGCAGGTGTACAAGTTAAACCTACAGATGTATTGGATGTACTAGCTTGGCAAAGTAGCCCTGGCTTAGTTCTTGCCCCCGATCCAAATCCATCTGGCAGTACCATTGTGCAGCAATATCTGAAGGGACTGCAAACATTAAAACTCGTCACAACACCAGAGCAAACACAACATCAAGGGATTTGGCTTCAGTCAGGACCTATCTTGATGGCTAACCATCAGGGTACAACACCTCTAAGCGCTGCTTCCTTAACTAAAATCGCTACTTCTTTAGCAGCCCTAACGACTTTTGGACCAAACCATCAATTTCAAACATTAGTCAGTACCACAGGCTCGGTCAAAAACGGAGTCTTACAAGGTGATTTAATCCTAACGAGCGGCGGAGATCCTTTATTTGTTTGGGAAGAAGCGATCGCTCTAGGTAACAGCCTCAACCAAATGGGTATCAAACGTGTCACGGGAAATTTGATAATTAATGGCAATTTTGCTATGAATTTTCAGCGCAATCCCCAGATTGCAGGTCAAATGCTCAGACAAGCGATCAATTCTGCCACCTGGTCTCGTGCTTTATCTTTCCAACATTCACTGATGCCTAAAGGGACTCTCAAACCGCAAGTGGCTGTAGCCGGACAGGTAAAATTAGCAACGCAAAATATTGCTCTGTCCCAAAATCCCCAACAAACCCTATTATTGCGTCATCGTTCGCTGCCCTTAAGACAAATCATCAAGGAAATGAACGTTTTCAGCAATAATGAAATGGCAGAAATGTTAGCAGAGGCCGTTGGGGGAGCACATATTGTACAATTAAAAGCCGCAAAACTAGCAAGAGTGCCGCAATCGGAAATTCAATTAATTAACGGTTCTGGGCTCGGACAAGAGAACCGCATTTCTCCCAGAGCTGCTTGTGCTATGTTAATGGCAATTCAAAAGGAAGCTTTTGCCCACCAACTCACTGTAGCTGATTTCTTTCCTACTGCGGGGTTTGACAATCGTGGAACACTGCATTCGAGACATCTTCCTGCAGCCACTGTCATAAAAACCGGTACTTTGAGGGATGTCAGTGCTTTAGCGGGAGTGGTACCGACACGCGATCGCGGTTTGGTTTGGTTTGCCATTATCAATCGCGGTTATACCGTACCTGCTTTTCGCGCCGGACAAGATCAACTCTTACAAACCCTTGTCAAGCAATTACAAGTCGCTCCAACCATCCCCGCGAGTTTAACTCCCCATACAGCCACCAGTACGTTACCTCAATATGGTGCAGCCAATCGGAATGAAATGGTGTATGGTGGCTAA
- the lptC gene encoding LPS export ABC transporter periplasmic protein LptC, producing MNQKDNRQSETRGTRETRGNFLPHSLTPSLPHSLTSPLSPVGTLNPPIFLFLLWLITISLSACGGGESNVVNKPPIQNPPSNAKESNLTFIGVSLLQADELGRPIWKVIAKQAKYTKDKQIGEAESPYGELYQDGKVVYQVQAQQADIEQDGKKLFLKGKIVATDPLNGVVLQGNELEWRPKEDLLIVRNNIHGTHKQLQAVAQEARVKTREQRVDFSGGVIAQSVDPVMQMRTEHLIWKVKEEKLIGDRPMQINRYKNNQVTDRGRGDSAEVNLKTKIATVRKNAQIELLDPPLQVASNEMTWNLNTEIVNANAPVQVFHREENVRVTANRGEMKIKEKTVYLAGDVYAVGERRQSLKSNNLTWYLDKKLVEGQGDVVYRQIDPPLAFKGQQAIGNIQTETIEVKGGNSSDKVVTEIIPKELKSN from the coding sequence ATGAATCAAAAAGACAATAGACAAAGTGAGACAAGGGGGACAAGGGAGACCAGGGGGAATTTTCTCCCTCACTCCCTCACTCCCTCACTCCCTCACTCCCTCACTTCCCCGCTATCCCCGGTGGGGACCTTGAATCCCCCCATCTTTCTCTTCCTCCTTTGGCTCATAACAATTAGCCTATCCGCCTGTGGGGGAGGAGAGTCTAACGTGGTCAACAAACCCCCCATCCAGAACCCTCCATCAAATGCTAAAGAAAGTAACTTGACTTTTATTGGTGTTTCCCTACTGCAAGCAGATGAGCTGGGACGACCTATTTGGAAAGTGATTGCCAAACAAGCAAAATATACAAAAGATAAGCAAATTGGTGAAGCGGAAAGCCCTTACGGGGAACTGTATCAAGACGGTAAAGTAGTATATCAAGTACAAGCACAGCAAGCAGATATTGAACAAGATGGCAAGAAACTCTTTTTGAAAGGAAAAATTGTTGCCACAGATCCTCTCAACGGTGTAGTGTTGCAAGGTAACGAATTGGAGTGGCGACCTAAAGAAGATTTGCTAATTGTTCGTAACAACATTCACGGAACTCACAAGCAACTTCAAGCAGTAGCACAGGAAGCACGAGTGAAAACCCGCGAACAGCGCGTGGATTTTTCTGGGGGAGTCATAGCACAATCAGTCGATCCGGTTATGCAAATGCGAACCGAGCATTTGATTTGGAAAGTCAAAGAGGAAAAACTGATAGGCGATCGTCCCATGCAAATCAACCGCTATAAAAACAATCAAGTGACCGACCGTGGAAGAGGAGATTCTGCGGAAGTTAATTTAAAAACCAAGATTGCTACTGTTAGAAAAAATGCTCAAATAGAATTACTAGACCCACCCCTACAAGTAGCTAGTAATGAAATGACTTGGAATCTAAACACGGAAATTGTGAACGCAAACGCTCCCGTACAGGTATTCCATAGGGAAGAAAATGTGAGAGTCACAGCTAACAGAGGAGAGATGAAGATAAAAGAAAAAACAGTTTATCTAGCAGGAGATGTTTACGCTGTTGGGGAACGCCGTCAATCGCTAAAATCTAACAATCTTACTTGGTATCTTGATAAGAAATTAGTTGAAGGACAGGGTGATGTTGTTTACCGACAAATCGATCCCCCTTTAGCTTTCAAGGGTCAACAGGCAATTGGTAATATTCAAACAGAAACGATTGAAGTTAAAGGTGGTAACTCAAGCGACAAAGTGGTGACAGAAATTATTCCAAAAGAGTTAAAGAGTAATTAG
- a CDS encoding NYN domain-containing protein: MLNNLENDSIFTPEQVLENRGRVAIFIDGSNLFYAALQLGIEIDYTKLLSRLTGGSRLLRAFFYTGVDRTNEKQQGFLLWMRRNGYRVIAKDLVQLPDGSKKANLDVEIAVDMMALVDSYDTAVLVSGDGDLAYAVNSVSYRGVRVEVVSLRSMTSDSLINVSDRYIDLEAVKEDIQKTPRQSYPYRPLSAGMGFLEEPRESDTHLEIQEQ, encoded by the coding sequence ATGTTGAATAATTTGGAAAACGACTCAATATTCACACCGGAACAAGTTTTGGAAAATCGGGGTCGTGTAGCTATATTTATAGATGGCTCAAATTTATTTTATGCTGCACTACAACTGGGAATTGAAATTGATTACACAAAACTTCTATCGAGACTAACAGGAGGTTCTAGACTCCTGCGGGCTTTTTTCTATACCGGAGTAGACAGAACTAACGAAAAGCAACAAGGTTTTTTATTGTGGATGCGACGGAACGGTTACAGAGTCATTGCTAAAGATTTAGTACAGCTACCGGATGGCTCGAAAAAAGCTAACTTAGATGTAGAAATAGCTGTGGATATGATGGCTCTCGTAGACTCATATGATACAGCAGTGCTGGTCAGTGGGGATGGGGATCTGGCATATGCAGTGAATTCTGTGAGTTACCGTGGTGTAAGAGTAGAAGTAGTGAGCTTGCGATCGATGACGAGTGATAGCTTAATTAATGTGAGCGATCGCTATATTGATTTAGAAGCAGTCAAAGAAGATATTCAAAAAACACCGCGCCAAAGTTATCCTTACCGACCATTATCAGCAGGTATGGGTTTTTTGGAAGAACCTAGAGAGAGTGACACTCACTTGGAAATTCAAGAGCAGTAA
- a CDS encoding beta-ketoacyl-ACP synthase III, giving the protein MQNLGIAITGSGSAVPAAFLDNQALTELVETSDDWITTRTGIRQRRLAKPDESLTDLAVAASHQAIAMAKINPQDLDLILLATSTPDDLFGTACRIQAALGATRAVAFDLTAACSGFVFGLVTAAQYIRTGVYQNVLLIGADILSRWVDWKDRSTCVLFGDGAGAIVMQANETDGLLGFELRSDGTQNNCLNLAYQGSNLDLTQGVSVGKGSFTPISMNGKEVYRFAVQKVPEVIDKALFRADLSVDDIDWLLLHQANQRILDAVANRMNIPPEKVLSNLANYGNTSAASIPLALNEAVRQGKIKPSDIIAASGFGAGLTWGAAIFRWGR; this is encoded by the coding sequence GTGCAAAATTTAGGAATAGCAATAACAGGAAGTGGTTCGGCAGTTCCAGCTGCTTTCTTGGATAACCAGGCACTAACCGAACTGGTTGAAACATCAGATGATTGGATTACCACAAGAACGGGAATTCGTCAACGTCGGTTGGCGAAGCCCGATGAATCACTAACCGATCTGGCGGTTGCTGCCAGCCATCAGGCGATCGCAATGGCTAAAATCAATCCGCAAGACTTGGATTTGATTCTGCTGGCAACTTCTACCCCCGATGATTTGTTTGGCACCGCTTGTAGAATTCAAGCAGCACTCGGAGCAACCAGGGCAGTTGCTTTCGATCTGACTGCAGCTTGTTCTGGTTTCGTGTTTGGACTTGTCACTGCTGCCCAATATATCAGAACCGGAGTTTATCAAAACGTCCTGTTGATAGGGGCAGATATCCTCTCTCGTTGGGTAGATTGGAAAGACCGTAGCACGTGCGTGTTATTTGGGGATGGTGCTGGAGCAATCGTGATGCAAGCCAATGAAACAGATGGCTTGCTGGGATTTGAACTTAGAAGTGATGGGACTCAGAATAATTGCCTTAACCTTGCATACCAAGGTAGTAATTTAGACTTAACTCAGGGTGTCAGTGTTGGAAAAGGAAGCTTTACGCCGATCTCAATGAACGGCAAAGAAGTCTATCGCTTTGCCGTGCAAAAAGTACCGGAAGTGATTGACAAAGCTTTATTCCGTGCTGACCTGAGCGTTGACGACATAGACTGGCTTTTGTTGCATCAGGCAAACCAGCGAATTCTAGATGCTGTTGCCAATCGCATGAACATTCCACCAGAAAAAGTTCTTAGCAATCTTGCTAACTACGGTAATACTTCTGCTGCTTCTATTCCTCTAGCTTTAAACGAAGCAGTACGACAAGGGAAAATCAAACCCAGTGACATTATAGCCGCCTCCGGTTTTGGAGCCGGTCTCACTTGGGGTGCCGCTATCTTTCGATGGGGGCGGTAA
- a CDS encoding EcsC family protein, protein MADKKQQSHPPTNDKEDKPSLLESVAETLGCAVGTAVGVGAAASSVAVEASKAVAETAAEVGEAAVKQTHNLIEQATHTAGQVANYLGENWLIRKLSGVLNLNWLLGASDNVNLEKAAAAVKKLQLEHPNESPSQISHRIMVEKAAMAGGIGLATSVLPGFAAALLAIDLAATTELQSEMVYQIAAAYGLDLKDPARKGEVLAIFGLALGGGRLLKTAGLGLLRNVPFAGAVIGASSNATMIYSLGYAACRFYETKIDISKSLSSEETLAELKQESENYLEKAIAQEAVMDQILVHMILASYPEKNWEEILPELQALHLSPNSLETIAQNIKSPQSLDTLTNQLNRDFAIPVLAQCYRIARSQNEITSTEQNIINAIASKFNIDVNRIKSLVDSGVGQ, encoded by the coding sequence ATGGCAGACAAAAAACAACAAAGCCACCCCCCTACGAACGATAAAGAAGATAAACCATCTTTACTAGAATCCGTTGCTGAAACACTAGGGTGTGCTGTAGGTACAGCTGTAGGAGTAGGTGCTGCGGCGAGCAGTGTCGCTGTAGAAGCAAGCAAAGCAGTTGCAGAAACAGCTGCTGAAGTAGGAGAAGCCGCAGTCAAACAAACACATAATTTGATCGAGCAAGCAACCCATACAGCCGGACAAGTCGCAAATTATCTTGGTGAAAACTGGCTGATTAGAAAACTATCAGGTGTTTTAAATCTCAATTGGCTACTTGGCGCATCTGACAATGTAAATTTGGAAAAAGCAGCAGCAGCAGTTAAAAAATTACAGCTAGAACACCCCAACGAATCACCCAGCCAAATTTCTCATCGCATTATGGTTGAGAAAGCAGCAATGGCTGGGGGAATTGGATTGGCAACTAGTGTTTTGCCAGGATTTGCGGCGGCACTTTTAGCAATTGATTTAGCAGCCACTACAGAATTACAATCGGAAATGGTTTATCAAATTGCAGCTGCCTATGGATTAGATTTAAAAGACCCCGCTCGTAAAGGTGAAGTGCTGGCAATTTTTGGTTTAGCTTTGGGTGGCGGTCGTCTGTTAAAGACTGCAGGTTTGGGTTTGCTTAGAAATGTTCCTTTTGCCGGAGCCGTTATTGGTGCTAGTTCTAATGCAACGATGATTTATTCATTAGGGTATGCGGCTTGCCGATTTTATGAAACAAAGATAGATATATCCAAATCCCTCTCTTCGGAGGAAACGCTTGCAGAATTAAAGCAAGAAAGTGAGAATTATCTGGAAAAAGCCATCGCCCAAGAAGCTGTCATGGATCAAATCTTAGTTCACATGATTCTTGCTAGCTATCCAGAAAAAAATTGGGAAGAAATTTTGCCAGAGTTGCAAGCTTTACATTTGAGCCCTAACTCATTAGAAACTATTGCTCAAAATATTAAATCACCACAATCTTTAGATACCCTCACCAATCAACTTAATAGAGATTTTGCCATACCTGTTTTGGCTCAATGTTACAGAATTGCTCGCAGTCAAAATGAGATAACATCTACCGAACAAAATATCATCAATGCAATTGCTAGTAAATTTAATATTGATGTTAATAGGATCAAGTCTTTAGTTGATAGTGGTGTTGGTCAGTAG
- the metG gene encoding methionine--tRNA ligase: MNQVNKTEKTFALTTPLYYVNDLPHIGSAYTTMAADTVVRFQRLLGHRALLITGTDEHGQKIQRTAESKGLEPQRFSDEMSLGFVSLWKLLDIQYDRFIRTTSPRHEVIVKEFFQRVWNSGDIYQGQQKGWYCVSCEEFKEERELLEGHRCPIHTNKEVEWRDEQNYFFRLSKYQTQLQALYESQPDFIQPESRRKEVLNFVEGGLQDFSISRINVDWGFPVPSDPKHTLYVWFDALLGYVTALLEPEDEPTLENATAKWWPINLHLIGKDILRFHAVYWPAMLMSGGLPLPEKVFGHGFLTKDGQKMGKSLGNTLDPVALVERYGSDAVRYYFLKEIEFGKDGDFNESRFINILNADLANDLGNLLNRTLNMVKKYCAGNLPPVANDDISSDHPLKSIGLHLGEQVRKAYESLAFNQACEAVLLLVQASNKFIDEQAPWSLYKQGQQQAVEQVLYAVLESVRLAAYLLSPIIPSISSDIYQQLGFGIDFNEQIKTSIAAPFSIHGTWGVLSAQQKLGEPQPIFKRIELPKNN; this comes from the coding sequence ATGAATCAAGTAAATAAAACAGAAAAGACGTTTGCACTCACAACACCGTTGTACTATGTAAACGATTTACCTCACATTGGCAGTGCTTACACAACGATGGCAGCAGATACGGTGGTAAGATTTCAGAGACTGCTGGGGCATCGTGCTTTGCTGATTACAGGTACAGACGAACACGGACAAAAAATTCAGCGGACAGCAGAAAGCAAAGGGCTTGAGCCCCAACGCTTTTCCGATGAAATGTCTCTTGGGTTTGTTTCTTTGTGGAAATTGCTCGATATTCAGTACGATCGCTTTATTCGGACAACCTCTCCTCGCCACGAAGTCATTGTTAAAGAGTTTTTCCAGAGAGTATGGAATTCGGGTGACATTTACCAAGGACAACAAAAAGGTTGGTACTGCGTATCTTGTGAGGAATTTAAAGAAGAGCGAGAATTGTTAGAGGGTCACCGCTGTCCCATTCATACAAACAAAGAGGTGGAGTGGCGGGATGAGCAAAACTATTTCTTCCGCTTATCCAAATATCAAACTCAATTACAAGCACTTTACGAATCCCAACCGGATTTTATCCAACCGGAAAGTCGGCGAAAAGAAGTTCTGAATTTTGTCGAGGGTGGTTTGCAGGACTTCTCGATTTCACGTATTAATGTGGACTGGGGTTTTCCAGTACCATCTGACCCCAAACATACCCTTTATGTCTGGTTTGATGCTTTATTGGGTTACGTAACTGCACTGCTAGAACCCGAAGATGAACCAACTTTAGAGAATGCTACAGCCAAATGGTGGCCGATAAATTTACATCTGATTGGTAAAGATATTCTGCGATTTCATGCAGTATATTGGCCTGCAATGCTCATGTCAGGGGGTTTGCCTTTACCGGAGAAAGTCTTTGGACACGGTTTTTTGACTAAAGACGGTCAGAAAATGGGTAAATCTTTGGGTAACACTCTCGATCCGGTGGCACTGGTTGAGCGTTATGGTAGTGATGCAGTTCGTTATTACTTTCTTAAGGAAATCGAATTCGGCAAGGATGGCGACTTTAATGAAAGTAGATTCATTAATATTCTAAATGCAGATTTAGCCAATGATTTAGGTAATTTGTTAAACCGCACTTTGAATATGGTGAAGAAATACTGTGCCGGAAATCTTCCGCCAGTAGCGAATGATGATATATCGTCAGATCATCCGTTGAAATCCATCGGTTTGCATCTTGGAGAACAAGTCCGCAAGGCTTATGAATCACTTGCTTTCAATCAAGCTTGCGAGGCTGTACTTCTGCTAGTGCAAGCTAGCAATAAGTTTATTGATGAACAAGCTCCTTGGTCGTTATATAAACAAGGGCAGCAACAAGCAGTAGAACAAGTGCTTTATGCAGTCCTTGAATCAGTGAGACTAGCTGCCTATCTTCTATCTCCTATTATTCCAAGTATTAGTAGCGATATATACCAGCAACTGGGCTTTGGAATAGATTTTAACGAACAAATAAAAACTTCAATAGCGGCTCCTTTTTCAATTCATGGAACATGGGGTGTACTCTCAGCCCAACAAAAGCTGGGTGAACCACAACCGATCTTTAAGCGCATAGAACTACCTAAAAACAATTAA
- a CDS encoding alpha/beta fold hydrolase, producing MTSPKVELKPCFLTPKRLQPALPLFVYLPGMDGTGQLLRSQTAGLEAGFDVRCLAIPRDDLTSWDALSDNVLDLIHAELEKSACREVYLCGESFGGCLAQKVALKAPKLFKRIVLINSASAFHLRPLLSWASQLTSLVPSCLYDLGGLVLLPFLANLPRISRTDRHELVKTIRYVPPQTVLWRISLLREFSIDEAQLRSLTQPVLVIAGSQDKLLPSLEEATRLTNLLPNAKMLVLPNCGHACLLEADINLYEIMREQNFLSPSVPMVEAH from the coding sequence ATGACCAGTCCCAAAGTAGAACTCAAACCTTGCTTCCTAACTCCCAAACGGCTACAGCCAGCATTGCCGTTGTTTGTTTATTTACCAGGTATGGATGGAACAGGTCAGCTTTTGCGCTCGCAAACAGCGGGATTAGAAGCGGGCTTTGATGTCCGGTGTTTGGCAATTCCAAGAGATGATTTAACAAGTTGGGATGCTCTGAGTGACAACGTCTTGGACTTAATTCATGCAGAATTGGAAAAAAGTGCCTGTCGAGAAGTGTACTTGTGTGGAGAGTCCTTTGGAGGTTGTCTAGCGCAGAAAGTTGCTCTAAAAGCACCCAAACTCTTTAAAAGAATTGTTCTTATTAACTCCGCAAGTGCCTTTCATCTGCGACCGTTGTTAAGTTGGGCATCTCAACTGACATCCCTAGTTCCATCATGTCTTTACGATCTCGGTGGATTGGTCTTGTTACCGTTCTTAGCTAATTTGCCACGTATTTCCCGAACTGACAGACACGAACTTGTCAAAACCATACGCTATGTACCGCCACAAACCGTCCTGTGGAGAATTTCCTTACTTAGAGAATTTTCTATTGATGAAGCTCAACTACGCAGTCTCACTCAACCCGTTTTAGTCATCGCTGGTTCTCAAGATAAACTTTTGCCCTCCCTAGAAGAAGCAACACGTTTAACAAACCTTTTACCCAATGCCAAAATGTTAGTGCTTCCGAATTGCGGACACGCCTGCTTGTTAGAAGCAGATATTAACCTTTATGAAATTATGAGGGAGCAAAATTTTTTATCCCCCAGTGTTCCAATGGTTGAAGCGCATTAG
- the plsX gene encoding phosphate acyltransferase PlsX produces the protein MGSTCVRIAIDAMGGDHAPDEIVAGALRAREELGVEVLLVGDPQQIQSKLPPKTNLAHVEIVSASEAIAMDEEPLSAIRRKPKASINVAMDLVKKQQADAVVSAGHSGAAMAAALLRLGRLPGIDRPAIGAVFPTMVAGKPVLVLDVGANVDCRPKFLEQFAVMGSIYSQYVLGTPEPKVGLLNIGEEDCKGNDAAVRAHQLLKEKTQITFIGNAEGRDVLSGHFDVIVCDGFVGNVLLKFAEAVGEIMLQIMREELPQGVRGQIGTAILKPNLRRIKQRVDHAEHGGALLLGVGGICIISHGSSQAPSIFNAIRMAKEAVNNQVLQRIQSQYQSVQQESG, from the coding sequence ATGGGATCGACTTGCGTGCGGATCGCAATTGACGCAATGGGAGGGGATCATGCACCTGATGAAATCGTCGCAGGCGCTCTGCGAGCCCGAGAAGAATTAGGTGTAGAAGTACTGTTGGTGGGCGATCCCCAACAAATTCAAAGCAAACTGCCGCCAAAGACAAATCTGGCGCACGTTGAAATCGTGAGTGCCTCTGAAGCGATCGCAATGGATGAGGAGCCTTTAAGCGCTATCAGGCGCAAACCTAAGGCTTCCATCAATGTGGCGATGGATTTGGTGAAAAAACAGCAAGCAGATGCTGTCGTTTCTGCCGGACACTCTGGAGCAGCAATGGCAGCAGCTTTACTGCGCTTGGGACGACTACCGGGCATTGACCGTCCCGCAATTGGTGCGGTTTTTCCCACAATGGTAGCAGGCAAGCCAGTACTAGTTCTTGATGTAGGTGCAAACGTGGATTGCCGTCCAAAATTCTTAGAACAGTTTGCAGTCATGGGGTCTATATACAGTCAGTATGTTTTGGGGACTCCAGAACCTAAAGTAGGTTTATTGAATATCGGTGAAGAAGACTGTAAAGGCAATGATGCTGCTGTACGTGCCCATCAACTACTAAAGGAAAAGACGCAAATTACTTTTATTGGTAACGCCGAAGGGCGTGATGTCCTCTCCGGTCATTTTGACGTAATTGTCTGTGACGGATTTGTGGGTAACGTGTTGTTAAAGTTTGCCGAAGCCGTTGGGGAGATTATGCTGCAAATTATGCGGGAAGAATTACCCCAAGGAGTGCGCGGTCAAATTGGTACAGCTATTTTAAAACCAAATCTCAGACGGATTAAGCAGAGGGTCGATCATGCCGAACATGGGGGTGCTTTGCTTTTGGGAGTAGGGGGAATTTGTATTATCAGTCACGGGAGTTCCCAAGCACCTTCGATTTTTAATGCAATTCGTATGGCAAAAGAAGCGGTCAACAACCAAGTGTTACAAAGAATTCAGTCCCAATATCAAAGCGTTCAGCAAGAAAGTGGCTAA
- a CDS encoding lysophospholipid acyltransferase family protein, giving the protein MKSPLEISRWLLAALSTKIFRYYEDRIPQDASVLVVSNHRSFMDAPLLMAALSSPIRFACHHYMGQVPIMREIVTGQLGCFPLEANQQRQQSFFHQAQILLQSKQLVGVFPEGTEPMVKFTQPNSIGEFQRGFAHLALRSQVPDLAVLPIAIASLEEVNTSAVPLRLLSLFDPSEPLFNQSGWHPLVTYRRVAVLIGQPYWINSPQKEKYQGKKAKTVVTELTEHCHSEITQLLREGSY; this is encoded by the coding sequence ATGAAGAGCCCCCTTGAGATTTCTCGTTGGTTACTGGCGGCACTATCAACTAAAATATTTCGCTACTATGAGGATCGCATTCCTCAAGACGCCAGTGTGTTAGTAGTGAGCAATCACCGCAGCTTTATGGATGCACCTCTTTTGATGGCAGCCCTATCAAGCCCAATCCGCTTTGCCTGTCATCACTACATGGGACAAGTCCCGATCATGAGGGAGATTGTGACGGGTCAATTAGGGTGCTTTCCACTAGAAGCCAATCAACAGCGTCAGCAAAGCTTTTTTCATCAGGCACAAATTCTGTTACAGTCAAAGCAATTGGTAGGAGTGTTTCCTGAAGGTACAGAACCGATGGTGAAATTTACCCAACCCAATAGTATAGGGGAATTTCAGAGAGGTTTTGCCCATTTGGCATTGCGATCGCAAGTACCGGATTTAGCCGTTTTGCCAATTGCCATAGCTTCCCTTGAAGAAGTTAATACATCTGCTGTACCCCTGAGATTACTCAGTTTGTTCGATCCTTCAGAACCTTTATTTAATCAATCGGGTTGGCATCCTTTGGTTACCTATCGTCGAGTTGCCGTACTGATCGGTCAACCTTATTGGATTAACTCACCTCAGAAAGAAAAATATCAAGGGAAAAAAGCAAAAACTGTAGTGACAGAATTGACGGAACACTGCCATTCTGAAATTACTCAATTATTACGTGAAGGTTCTTATTAG